A single window of Leclercia adecarboxylata DNA harbors:
- the pheP gene encoding phenylalanine transporter gives MKNASSASGKGLAEASSEQTPTLHRGLQNRHIQLIALGGAIGTGLFLGIGPAIQMAGPAVLLGYAIAGIIAFLIMRQLGEMVVEEPVSGSFAHFAYKYWGPFAGFLSGWNYWVMFVLVGMAELTAAGIYMQYWLPDVPTWIWAAVFFIIINAVNLVNVRLYGETEFWFALIKVLAIIGMIGFGLWLLFSGHGGERATIDNLWQHGGFLATGWKGLVLSLAVIMFSFGGLELIGITAAEAQDPHKSIPKAVNQVVYRILLFYIGSLVVLLALYPWVEVKSDSSPFVMIFHDLNSNVVASALNFVILVASLSVYNSGVYSNSRMLFGLSVQGNAPKFLTRVSRRGVPVNSLLLSGAITSLVVLVNYLLPHEAFGLLMALVVATLLLNWIMICLAHLRFRAAMRRKGRETQFKALLYPAGNYICIAFLAMILVLMCTMDGMRTSAILLPVWVVFLFVAFKLSRKK, from the coding sequence ATCGCCCTCGGTGGCGCTATCGGCACCGGGCTGTTCCTCGGCATCGGTCCCGCGATCCAGATGGCTGGTCCCGCCGTGCTGCTGGGGTATGCCATCGCGGGTATTATCGCTTTTCTGATCATGCGCCAGCTTGGCGAGATGGTGGTGGAAGAGCCGGTATCAGGCTCCTTCGCGCATTTTGCCTATAAATACTGGGGCCCGTTTGCCGGCTTCCTCTCCGGCTGGAACTACTGGGTAATGTTCGTGCTGGTGGGCATGGCGGAGCTGACCGCCGCGGGCATCTACATGCAGTACTGGCTGCCGGACGTGCCAACCTGGATCTGGGCAGCGGTGTTCTTCATCATCATTAACGCCGTAAACCTGGTGAACGTGCGCCTGTACGGTGAAACCGAGTTCTGGTTCGCCTTAATCAAGGTGCTGGCGATCATCGGCATGATCGGCTTTGGCCTGTGGCTGCTGTTCTCCGGACACGGCGGCGAGCGGGCAACCATCGACAACCTCTGGCAGCACGGCGGTTTCCTCGCCACCGGCTGGAAAGGGTTGGTGCTGTCGCTGGCGGTGATCATGTTCTCCTTTGGTGGGCTGGAGCTGATCGGCATTACCGCCGCCGAAGCGCAGGATCCGCATAAAAGCATTCCGAAAGCGGTCAACCAGGTGGTGTACCGTATTCTGCTGTTCTATATCGGTTCGCTGGTGGTGTTGCTGGCCCTCTATCCGTGGGTGGAAGTGAAATCCGACAGCAGCCCGTTTGTGATGATTTTCCACGATCTGAACAGCAACGTGGTGGCTTCGGCGCTGAACTTTGTGATTCTGGTGGCCTCGCTGTCGGTTTATAACAGCGGCGTCTACTCCAACAGCCGGATGCTGTTTGGCCTCTCCGTGCAGGGTAACGCGCCGAAATTTTTAACCCGCGTCAGCCGTCGCGGCGTGCCGGTCAATTCGCTGCTGCTCTCCGGGGCCATCACCTCGCTGGTGGTGCTGGTCAACTATCTGCTGCCGCACGAAGCCTTTGGCCTGCTGATGGCGCTGGTGGTCGCGACCCTGCTGCTGAACTGGATCATGATCTGCCTGGCGCACCTGCGGTTCCGCGCGGCGATGCGTCGCAAGGGGCGCGAGACGCAGTTCAAGGCGCTGCTTTATCCGGCGGGTAACTACATCTGTATCGCCTTCCTGGCGATGATCCTGGTGCTGATGTGCACTATGGACGGCATGCGCACCTCGGCCATCCTGCTCCCGGTGTGGGTTGTGTTCCTGTTTGTGGCGTTTAAACTCTCCCGCAAGAAGTAG
- a CDS encoding MFS transporter produces the protein MVSTTESSGKVIGQHRMLVPRLSLMMFLQFFIWGSWSVTLGLVMTQHNMSLLIGDAFSAGPIASILSPFVLGMLVDRFFASQKVMAVMHLAGAAILWFVPGALIAENGALLIGLLFGYTLCYMPTLALTNNIAFHSLANVDKTFPVVRVFGTIGWIVAGIFIGVTGVASSVTIFQVAAASSVLLALYSLTLPHTPAPAKGMPVKMRDLFCADAFALLKTRHFFIFCLCAMLISVPLGTYYAYTASYLADAGIADVSTAMSFGQMSEIFFMLVIPLLFRRLGVKYMLLIGMLAWFVRYAMFALGVSEEGRFLLYLGILLHGVCYDFFFVVGFIYTDRVAGEKVKGQAQSMIVMFTYGIGMLLGSQISGALYNRLVAGQPVPEAWVTFWWIPAVAAAVIALVFLVSFKYEDDKA, from the coding sequence ATGGTGTCAACAACTGAAAGTAGTGGAAAGGTGATAGGGCAGCACCGAATGCTGGTGCCGCGCCTGTCGCTGATGATGTTCCTGCAATTCTTTATCTGGGGTAGCTGGTCGGTGACTCTCGGTCTGGTGATGACTCAGCACAACATGTCATTGCTGATCGGGGATGCCTTCTCCGCCGGGCCGATTGCCTCCATTTTGTCGCCGTTCGTCCTCGGCATGCTGGTGGACCGCTTCTTCGCCTCGCAAAAGGTGATGGCGGTGATGCACCTGGCCGGGGCGGCGATCCTGTGGTTCGTCCCTGGCGCGTTAATTGCGGAAAACGGTGCGCTGCTGATCGGCCTGCTGTTTGGCTACACGCTCTGCTACATGCCGACCCTGGCGCTGACCAACAACATCGCCTTCCACAGCCTGGCGAACGTCGATAAAACCTTCCCGGTGGTACGCGTGTTTGGCACCATCGGCTGGATTGTGGCCGGGATTTTCATCGGCGTCACCGGCGTGGCCTCCAGCGTCACCATCTTCCAGGTGGCAGCGGCCAGCTCCGTCCTGCTGGCGCTCTATAGCCTGACCCTGCCGCACACGCCGGCTCCGGCCAAAGGGATGCCGGTGAAGATGCGCGATCTCTTCTGCGCCGACGCCTTTGCGCTGCTGAAAACCCGTCACTTCTTTATCTTCTGCCTGTGCGCGATGCTGATCTCCGTCCCGCTGGGCACCTATTACGCCTACACCGCCTCCTATCTGGCGGATGCCGGGATCGCGGATGTCAGCACCGCCATGTCCTTCGGCCAGATGTCCGAAATCTTCTTTATGCTGGTGATCCCGCTGCTGTTCCGCCGTCTGGGCGTGAAGTACATGCTGCTGATCGGCATGCTGGCGTGGTTCGTCCGTTACGCGATGTTTGCCCTGGGCGTGAGCGAAGAAGGGCGCTTCCTGCTGTACCTCGGCATCCTGCTGCACGGCGTCTGCTATGACTTCTTCTTCGTGGTGGGCTTTATCTACACCGACCGCGTGGCGGGCGAAAAGGTAAAAGGCCAGGCGCAGAGCATGATCGTGATGTTCACTTACGGTATCGGCATGCTGTTGGGCTCACAAATTTCCGGCGCGCTGTACAACCGTCTGGTAGCCGGGCAACCCGTGCCTGAGGCGTGGGTGACATTCTGGTGGATCCCGGCAGTCGCTGCTGCTGTGATTGCACTCGTTTTCCTTGTCTCGTTCAAATATGAAGATGACAAGGCGTAA
- a CDS encoding sugar phosphate isomerase/epimerase — MRTIKGPGIFLSQFIGGQPPFNTLDGLAGWAAEKGYKAVQIPCNHKAIFDVELAAESQTYCDEISGKLAQHGLVISELSTHLEGQLIAVNPAYDEAFDNFAPQAVRGNAAARQAWATDIVKKAAAASARLGLTAHATFSGSLAWPFMYPWPPHNEARFQEAFSELARRWRPILDAFDEQGVNLCYEIHPGEDLHDGVTFERFLALLDNHPRCNILYDPSHLLLQQMDYLAFIDHYHTRIKAFHVKDAEYRPNGRSGVYGGYQSWINRAGRFRSPGDGQIDFKGIFSKLTQYDYDGWAVLEWECCLKDGDTGAREGREFISRHIIPVSDRAFDDFAAGELHD; from the coding sequence ATGAGGACGATTAAAGGCCCGGGAATTTTTCTGTCGCAGTTTATCGGCGGGCAACCACCGTTTAACACCCTCGACGGGCTGGCAGGCTGGGCAGCGGAAAAGGGCTATAAAGCGGTGCAAATTCCCTGCAACCATAAAGCGATTTTTGACGTAGAGCTGGCGGCAGAGAGCCAGACCTACTGCGATGAGATAAGCGGCAAACTGGCGCAGCACGGGCTGGTCATCAGCGAACTCTCCACCCATCTGGAAGGGCAGCTGATTGCCGTAAACCCGGCGTACGACGAGGCGTTTGATAACTTCGCCCCACAGGCGGTGCGCGGTAATGCCGCCGCCCGCCAGGCGTGGGCCACCGATATCGTCAAAAAGGCGGCAGCGGCTTCGGCCCGGCTCGGGTTAACCGCCCACGCCACCTTCTCGGGCTCGCTGGCCTGGCCGTTTATGTACCCCTGGCCGCCGCATAACGAGGCGCGTTTCCAGGAGGCGTTCAGCGAGCTGGCCCGCCGCTGGCGGCCGATACTGGATGCCTTCGACGAGCAGGGGGTGAACCTCTGCTATGAGATCCATCCCGGGGAAGATCTGCACGATGGCGTCACCTTCGAGCGTTTTCTGGCGCTTCTGGACAACCATCCGCGCTGCAACATCCTTTACGATCCCAGCCACCTGCTGTTGCAGCAGATGGATTACCTGGCCTTTATCGACCACTACCACACCCGCATTAAGGCGTTTCACGTCAAGGATGCCGAGTACCGCCCGAACGGGCGCAGCGGCGTCTATGGCGGGTATCAGAGCTGGATCAACCGCGCCGGACGCTTCCGCTCCCCGGGCGACGGGCAGATCGACTTTAAGGGCATTTTCAGCAAGCTGACCCAGTACGACTACGACGGCTGGGCGGTGCTGGAGTGGGAATGTTGCCTGAAGGACGGTGACACCGGGGCGCGGGAAGGGCGCGAGTTTATCTCCCGCCACATTATTCCGGTTTCCGATCGGGCGTTTGACGATTTCGCCGCAGGAGAACTTCATGATTAA
- a CDS encoding Gfo/Idh/MocA family protein, translating into MINVGIIGSGFIGPAHIEALRRLGFVQVVALCDGSLEQAQEKARALNIPHACGSVDELLAHPDLHVVHNCTPNHLHAEINRQILRAGKHVFSEKPLCMTPDEARELVALAEQAGVVHGVSFVYRQFAMVRQAASMVGAGSLGRLFAAHGSYLQDWMLLETDYNWRVDAALGGASRAVADIGSHWCDTIQFLTGRRITEVMADLSIVWPTRKANVAGNQTFSQAGDAVYEDKPVTTEDFGSVLFRFDDGSKGSFTVSQVSAGRKNRLSLEVNGSEGAVAWDQEVPQQLWVGHRARANQTLTDDPGLMNRDVADSAHFPGGHIEGWPDAFKNMMAQFYRAVQAGRMPDKPVFATFHDGANVMYIIDAIVKSHQQQRWISVAQ; encoded by the coding sequence ATGATTAACGTCGGCATTATCGGCAGCGGCTTTATCGGCCCGGCGCACATTGAAGCCCTGCGCCGCCTCGGCTTCGTACAGGTCGTCGCCCTGTGCGACGGCTCGCTGGAACAGGCGCAAGAGAAGGCCCGGGCGCTGAACATTCCTCATGCCTGTGGCAGCGTGGACGAACTGCTGGCGCACCCGGATCTGCACGTGGTGCACAACTGCACGCCAAACCATCTCCATGCGGAGATCAACCGCCAGATCCTGCGGGCCGGAAAGCATGTCTTTTCCGAAAAACCGCTGTGCATGACCCCGGACGAGGCGCGGGAACTGGTGGCCCTGGCGGAGCAGGCGGGTGTGGTGCACGGCGTGAGCTTTGTTTATCGCCAGTTTGCGATGGTGCGCCAGGCGGCGAGCATGGTCGGGGCGGGCTCGCTCGGACGGCTGTTTGCCGCTCACGGCAGCTATCTGCAGGACTGGATGCTGCTGGAAACCGACTATAACTGGCGGGTCGACGCGGCGCTCGGCGGGGCATCGCGCGCGGTGGCGGACATCGGTTCCCACTGGTGCGATACCATTCAGTTTCTGACCGGACGGCGCATCACCGAGGTGATGGCCGACCTGTCGATCGTCTGGCCGACCCGCAAGGCCAACGTGGCCGGGAACCAGACCTTCAGCCAGGCGGGCGATGCGGTGTATGAAGACAAGCCCGTCACCACTGAAGATTTCGGCTCGGTGCTGTTCCGCTTCGACGACGGCAGCAAAGGCAGCTTTACCGTCTCGCAGGTGAGCGCAGGACGAAAAAACCGCCTCAGCCTCGAGGTCAACGGCAGCGAGGGTGCCGTGGCTTGGGATCAGGAGGTGCCCCAGCAGCTGTGGGTGGGCCATCGCGCCCGGGCCAATCAGACGCTGACGGACGATCCAGGCCTGATGAACCGCGACGTGGCCGACAGCGCCCACTTCCCGGGCGGCCATATCGAAGGCTGGCCGGACGCCTTTAAGAACATGATGGCGCAGTTTTATCGTGCAGTGCAGGCGGGCAGGATGCCGGATAAGCCCGTGTTTGCCACCTTCCATGACGGGGCAAACGTGATGTATATCATTGATGCAATAGTAAAAAGCCATCAGCAGCAGCGCTGGATCAGCGTCGCGCAGTAA
- a CDS encoding LacI family DNA-binding transcriptional regulator codes for MSIQKIAQLAGVSVATVSRVLNNSDTVKAKNRDRVLQAIKEANYQPNLLARQLRTSRSYMILVMVSNIANPFCAEVVKGIEAQAEKNGYRILLCNSGSDIERSRSGLSLLSGKMVDGIITMDAFTRLTELAALIGDAPWVQCAEYADAGAVSCVGINDVDASQHVVSRLADGGRQRIALINHDLSYKYARLRERGYKSVLHLRDLSYQAIEYASDLSAAAGMAAMTKLLAAEPRPDAVFAVSDTLAAGALRAIEKAGLRVPQDIAVVGFDGTELSEMVSLTTIEQPSRDIGRKAVDLLLNRIDNPDAATERVMMNWRFISRAST; via the coding sequence ATGTCAATTCAGAAAATCGCCCAACTGGCGGGCGTCTCGGTGGCGACGGTATCGCGCGTGCTGAATAACAGCGATACCGTCAAAGCCAAAAACCGCGATCGCGTCTTGCAGGCGATTAAAGAGGCTAACTACCAGCCCAATCTTCTGGCTCGTCAGCTGCGCACCTCGCGCAGCTATATGATCCTGGTGATGGTCTCCAATATTGCCAACCCGTTCTGCGCCGAGGTGGTGAAGGGCATTGAGGCGCAGGCGGAGAAAAATGGCTACCGTATTCTGCTCTGTAACTCCGGTTCCGATATTGAACGCTCCCGCTCGGGACTGAGCCTGCTGTCCGGCAAAATGGTCGACGGCATTATCACCATGGACGCCTTTACCCGCCTCACCGAGCTGGCGGCGCTGATTGGCGATGCCCCCTGGGTGCAGTGCGCCGAATACGCCGATGCGGGGGCGGTCTCCTGCGTCGGGATTAACGATGTCGATGCCTCCCAGCATGTGGTCAGCCGCCTGGCCGACGGCGGACGTCAGCGCATCGCTTTGATCAACCACGACCTGAGCTACAAATATGCCCGCCTGCGCGAGCGCGGGTACAAGAGCGTGCTGCATCTGCGCGATCTGTCGTATCAGGCCATTGAGTATGCGAGCGATCTCAGCGCCGCAGCCGGAATGGCGGCAATGACCAAACTGCTGGCGGCAGAACCGCGCCCGGACGCGGTGTTTGCGGTCTCCGATACCCTGGCCGCGGGCGCGTTACGTGCCATCGAAAAGGCAGGGCTGCGCGTGCCGCAGGATATTGCCGTGGTGGGCTTCGACGGCACGGAGCTGTCGGAGATGGTCTCGCTGACCACCATCGAACAGCCGTCGCGGGATATCGGGCGCAAGGCGGTCGATCTGCTGCTGAACAGAATCGACAACCCCGACGCCGCGACCGAGCGGGTGATGATGAACTGGCGCTTTATTTCCCGCGCCAGTACCTGA
- a CDS encoding mechanosensitive ion channel family protein gives MQEFISLVEETGIEINHTTSLVIIFGIIFLTALIIHFILHKVVLRAFEKRARASSHLWLQIITQNKLFHRLAFTLQGIIVNVQAVLWLQKGSDAAEILTTCAKLWVMVYALLAFFSLLDVIFNLSQKMATASQLPLKGIFQGIKLVSAILVGILIISLLIGQSPAILISGLGAMAAVLMLVFKDPILGLVAGIQLSANDMLKLGDWLEMPKYGANGTVTDIGLTTVKVRNFDNTITTIPTWALVSDAFINWSGMSASGGRRIKRSLNIDTTSIHFLDEQEQQQLIQAKLLKPYMATRHEEITLWNQENGEGESVLNLRRMTNIGTFRAYLNEYLRNHPRIRQDMTLMVRQLAPDANGLPIEIYAFTNTVIWAEYEAIQADIFDHIFAVIDEFGLRIHQTPTGNDIRSLAGALAK, from the coding sequence ATGCAGGAGTTCATTTCCCTGGTCGAAGAGACAGGCATTGAAATTAATCACACCACCTCCCTTGTGATCATCTTTGGCATTATTTTTCTTACTGCCCTGATTATTCATTTTATTCTGCACAAAGTGGTGCTGCGGGCGTTCGAGAAACGCGCCCGGGCCAGCAGCCATTTATGGCTGCAAATCATTACCCAGAATAAATTATTTCACCGTCTGGCCTTTACCCTGCAGGGGATCATCGTCAACGTTCAGGCGGTATTGTGGCTGCAAAAAGGCAGCGACGCGGCGGAAATACTCACCACCTGCGCGAAGCTGTGGGTGATGGTTTACGCCCTGCTGGCGTTCTTCTCGCTGCTGGACGTGATTTTCAATCTGTCGCAGAAAATGGCGACCGCCTCGCAGCTGCCGCTGAAGGGGATCTTCCAGGGCATCAAGCTGGTGAGCGCCATTCTGGTGGGCATTCTGATTATCTCCCTGCTGATCGGCCAGTCCCCCGCCATTCTGATCAGCGGTCTGGGCGCGATGGCCGCGGTGCTGATGCTGGTCTTTAAAGATCCCATTCTCGGGCTGGTGGCGGGCATTCAGCTCTCCGCCAACGATATGCTCAAGCTCGGCGACTGGCTGGAGATGCCGAAATACGGCGCCAACGGTACGGTGACGGATATCGGCCTGACCACCGTCAAGGTGCGCAATTTCGATAACACCATCACCACCATTCCGACCTGGGCGCTGGTCTCAGACGCCTTTATCAACTGGAGCGGCATGTCGGCCTCCGGCGGACGGCGGATTAAGCGCAGCCTGAATATTGATACCACCAGCATCCATTTTCTCGACGAGCAGGAGCAGCAGCAGCTGATTCAGGCGAAGCTGCTAAAGCCCTATATGGCGACACGCCACGAGGAGATTACGCTGTGGAATCAGGAGAATGGCGAAGGCGAGTCGGTGCTGAACCTGCGCAGGATGACCAATATTGGCACTTTCCGCGCTTACCTGAATGAATATCTGCGCAACCACCCGCGTATTCGCCAGGATATGACCTTAATGGTGCGGCAATTAGCGCCGGACGCCAACGGGCTGCCGATTGAAATATACGCCTTTACCAACACCGTGATCTGGGCGGAATATGAGGCGATTCAGGCCGATATTTTCGATCATATTTTCGCGGTGATTGATGAATTTGGCCTGCGCATACACCAGACGCCGACCGGGAACGATATTCGCTCCCTGGCCGGCGCGCTGGCAAAATAG
- a CDS encoding MFS transporter has product MNTSVVSPGRAGLILLLTGQMLPLIDTSITNVALDAITHSLHATATGLELIVALYGVAFAVCLALGSKLGDNLGRRRLFMWGVASFGLASLLCGMAGNIEQLLAARIVQGAGAAMIVPQILATLHVTLKGTAHAKAISLFGGIGGIAFIVGQMGGGWLVSADIAGLGWRNAFFINVPICLLVLALSRRYVPETRRDTPSRIDWTGTALLAAILCCLLFPMALGPQWHWSWPLKAMLLAIIPLAYLMALNARKKERDEAHPLIPPRLMRLGSIRFGVLIALLFFSVWSGFMFCMALTMQTGLGMAPWQSGNSFIALGVTYFVSAWFAPRLIARYSTGTILLTGLAIQITGLLALIVTFRIWGLENTALTLAPATGLVGYGQALIVNSFYRIGMRDIQPDDAGAASAILSTLQQAALGLGPAIFGAILLHALHTHRGDYAEAINVFLVVETVMMIVLALVTLRLRHRLCLPVVKTCQAVK; this is encoded by the coding sequence ATGAATACGTCAGTTGTTTCACCGGGTCGCGCAGGCCTGATATTGCTGTTAACCGGCCAGATGCTGCCGCTGATTGATACCTCAATCACCAACGTGGCGCTGGACGCCATCACCCACTCGCTGCACGCCACCGCCACCGGGCTGGAGCTGATTGTCGCCCTTTACGGCGTGGCCTTTGCCGTCTGCCTGGCCCTTGGCAGCAAGCTGGGGGACAACCTCGGCCGCCGTCGTCTGTTTATGTGGGGCGTGGCGAGCTTTGGCCTGGCCTCGCTGCTGTGCGGCATGGCGGGCAATATCGAGCAGCTGCTGGCAGCGCGCATCGTTCAGGGCGCAGGGGCGGCGATGATCGTGCCGCAAATTCTTGCCACCCTGCACGTCACTCTGAAGGGCACTGCCCATGCGAAAGCCATCAGCCTGTTTGGCGGCATCGGCGGGATTGCCTTTATCGTCGGGCAGATGGGCGGCGGCTGGCTGGTGTCGGCGGATATCGCCGGGCTGGGCTGGCGCAACGCTTTCTTTATCAACGTGCCGATCTGCCTGCTGGTGCTGGCCCTGAGCCGTCGCTACGTGCCGGAAACCCGCCGCGACACGCCGTCGCGTATCGACTGGACGGGCACCGCATTACTGGCGGCGATCCTCTGCTGCCTGCTGTTCCCGATGGCGCTGGGGCCGCAGTGGCACTGGTCCTGGCCGCTGAAGGCTATGCTTCTCGCCATTATCCCGCTGGCGTATTTAATGGCGCTGAATGCGCGTAAAAAAGAGCGCGATGAGGCTCATCCGCTGATCCCGCCGCGGCTTATGCGGCTCGGCAGCATCCGCTTTGGCGTGCTGATTGCGCTGCTCTTTTTCAGCGTCTGGTCCGGGTTTATGTTCTGCATGGCGCTGACCATGCAGACCGGTCTGGGAATGGCGCCGTGGCAGTCCGGCAACAGCTTTATTGCCCTGGGCGTGACCTATTTTGTTTCGGCGTGGTTTGCCCCGCGCCTGATTGCTCGCTACAGCACCGGCACCATTTTGCTGACCGGGCTGGCAATCCAGATTACCGGCCTGCTGGCGCTGATCGTCACCTTCCGCATCTGGGGACTGGAGAACACCGCCCTGACTCTCGCCCCGGCCACCGGGCTGGTGGGCTACGGCCAGGCGCTGATTGTGAACAGCTTCTACCGTATCGGGATGCGCGATATCCAGCCTGACGATGCCGGGGCGGCCAGCGCCATCCTCAGCACCCTGCAACAGGCGGCGCTCGGCCTCGGCCCGGCGATATTCGGCGCGATTTTGCTCCACGCCCTGCACACCCATCGCGGGGATTACGCAGAGGCGATTAACGTCTTCCTGGTGGTGGAAACCGTCATGATGATCGTGCTGGCGCTGGTCACGCTGCGGCTGCGCCATCGCCTGTGCCTGCCGGTGGTGAAGACCTGTCAGGCGGTAAAATAG
- a CDS encoding helix-turn-helix transcriptional regulator, with amino-acid sequence MALMSEPVTSLQDDTRKQLGAFLRARRESLDPQRLGLPRSGRRRTPGLRREEVALLADVGVTWYTWLEQGRDVNPSITVMAAVAKALQCTPTEARHLFLLAGLPPGEAPQAVCCEGISEGTRRLLDTLMPKPASIQKPNFDIVAWNDSFGHLMGVDFNDIPPEDRNCIYLFLTHPAWRARLGKRGDVLPIFVSYFRAAMAEHRGDPQWEAKLARFFAVSEEFEALWHQRNDVRGVENQLKLFTHPELGDFHLQQMYWYSAPRNGSRLLVYLPVDDEGERALTWLAEQAQ; translated from the coding sequence ATGGCGCTGATGTCTGAACCCGTCACCTCACTTCAGGATGACACCCGTAAACAGCTCGGCGCATTTTTACGCGCCCGACGCGAAAGTCTCGACCCGCAGCGCCTTGGTTTACCGCGCAGCGGTCGACGCCGTACCCCAGGCCTGCGCCGGGAAGAGGTGGCCCTGCTGGCGGACGTGGGCGTCACCTGGTACACCTGGCTGGAACAGGGCAGGGACGTCAACCCTTCAATCACGGTGATGGCGGCGGTGGCGAAGGCGCTGCAGTGCACCCCGACCGAAGCCCGCCACCTCTTCCTGCTGGCCGGCCTGCCGCCGGGTGAAGCGCCCCAGGCGGTCTGCTGCGAGGGGATCAGCGAAGGCACCCGTCGTCTTCTCGACACCCTGATGCCGAAACCCGCCAGCATCCAGAAACCGAACTTCGATATCGTGGCGTGGAATGACAGCTTTGGGCACCTGATGGGCGTCGATTTCAATGACATTCCGCCGGAAGACCGCAACTGTATTTATCTGTTCCTCACCCATCCGGCGTGGCGCGCCCGCCTCGGTAAGCGCGGCGACGTGCTGCCGATTTTCGTCTCCTATTTCCGCGCTGCAATGGCGGAGCACCGGGGTGACCCGCAGTGGGAAGCCAAACTGGCGCGCTTCTTTGCGGTGTCCGAGGAGTTTGAAGCCCTGTGGCACCAGCGTAACGACGTGCGCGGCGTGGAAAACCAGCTCAAGCTGTTTACCCATCCCGAACTCGGCGATTTTCATCTCCAGCAGATGTACTGGTACTCCGCCCCGCGCAACGGCTCCCGCCTGCTGGTCTATCTGCCGGTGGATGACGAGGGCGAGCGCGCGCTGACGTGGCTGGCGGAGCAGGCACAATGA
- a CDS encoding DUF2157 domain-containing protein: MNVTRKQERLLRRALNEWQQEGALTADEHQRLAASLKRVAMDWQRLSRYAFWTAIACVIIAIGSLFADSELMARIIEFFAFSSIARIGLPALMAGLFYLWGFSRQRRETQWHYSTEAILFLGVFFTAIALWQLGERLDTGSGHIAPLFLLGCAVYGLVGFFGRSGLVWLFFLLSLGNWFGAETGYMSGWGAYWLGMSYPVRFIFFGGALLALCWWLRGMLRKRHLYTTSKAMGLTYLFVALWIMSIFGNYDIDNGYGTTRAALLPWALLFAVAAGICIYISLKTDDGMLRGFGLTFLAINLYTRYFEYFWDGMNKVLFFLILAASLAVIGRYAERIWHAGSGAK; encoded by the coding sequence ATGAACGTCACCCGCAAACAGGAACGCCTCCTGCGCCGCGCCCTCAACGAATGGCAACAGGAGGGGGCATTAACCGCCGACGAGCATCAGCGTCTGGCTGCCAGCTTAAAACGCGTCGCCATGGACTGGCAGCGCCTCAGCCGCTACGCCTTCTGGACGGCAATCGCCTGCGTCATCATCGCCATCGGTAGCCTGTTTGCCGACAGCGAGCTGATGGCGCGCATCATCGAGTTCTTCGCCTTCTCCTCCATCGCCCGCATCGGACTGCCTGCGCTGATGGCAGGGCTGTTTTATCTGTGGGGATTCAGCCGCCAGCGGCGGGAAACCCAGTGGCACTACAGCACCGAGGCAATTCTGTTCCTCGGCGTGTTCTTCACCGCCATTGCTCTCTGGCAGCTGGGGGAACGGCTGGATACCGGTAGCGGCCATATCGCGCCGCTGTTCCTGCTCGGCTGCGCCGTTTACGGGCTGGTGGGCTTCTTCGGGCGTTCGGGGCTGGTGTGGCTGTTCTTTTTGCTCTCGCTGGGCAACTGGTTTGGCGCGGAGACCGGCTACATGTCCGGCTGGGGCGCCTACTGGCTGGGGATGAGCTATCCGGTCAGGTTTATCTTCTTCGGCGGCGCGCTGCTGGCGCTGTGCTGGTGGCTGCGCGGGATGCTGCGTAAACGCCATCTGTATACCACCAGTAAAGCGATGGGGCTGACCTATCTGTTTGTTGCCCTGTGGATCATGTCGATTTTTGGCAATTACGATATCGATAACGGGTACGGCACCACCCGGGCGGCGCTGCTGCCGTGGGCGCTGCTGTTCGCGGTGGCGGCCGGAATTTGTATTTATATCAGCCTGAAAACCGACGACGGCATGCTGCGCGGATTTGGCCTGACGTTTCTGGCGATCAACCTCTATACCCGCTATTTCGAATACTTCTGGGACGGGATGAACAAGGTGCTGTTCTTCCTGATCCTGGCGGCATCGCTGGCGGTGATCGGGCGCTATGCGGAGCGGATCTGGCACGCGGGAAGCGGGGCGAAGTAG